A DNA window from Carassius gibelio isolate Cgi1373 ecotype wild population from Czech Republic chromosome A6, carGib1.2-hapl.c, whole genome shotgun sequence contains the following coding sequences:
- the LOC128016137 gene encoding mitochondrial glycine transporter B-like isoform X1, giving the protein MQEKKDPQLKSTSSLGKAYPALKAFMCGSLSGTCSTLLFQPLDLVKTRLQTLQNNMHPGAPKVGMITVFFNVIRTEKLLGLWKGVTPSFMRCIPGVGIYFSTFYSLKQHFFLDRSPNAGEAVLLGAGARCVAGVAMLPITVIKTRFESGRYNYISVAGALKSVCQNEGPRALYSGLTATLLRDAPFSGIYVMFYSQAKKALPQEISSSSFVPLVNFGCGVVAGILASLATQPADVIKTHMQVSPALYPKTRDAVHHVYTKHGLSGFFRGAVPRSLRRTLMAAMAWTVYEQLMARMGLKS; this is encoded by the exons atgcaagaGAAAAAGGACCCTCAGCTCAAATCTACCAGCAGCCTGGGAAAG GCTTATCCTGCCCTGAAGGCCTTCATGTGTGGCTCTCTCAGCGGCacctgctccactctgctgttccAGCCGTTGGATCTGGTGAAGACCAGACTGCAGACCCTGCAGAACAACATGCACCCAGG TGCTCCTAAAGTGGGGATGATTACAGTCTTTTTCAACGTGATCCGCACAGAGAAGCTGCTTGGCCTGTGGAAGGGGGTTACACCG TCGTTCATGCGCTGTATCCCTGGTGTAGGGATCTACTTCAGCACATTTTACTCGCTGAAGCAGCACTTCTTCCTGGATAGGTCTCCGAATGCAGGGGAGGCGGTGTTGCTAGGGGCGGGGGCTCGTTGTGTGGCAGGTGTGGCCATGCTGCCCATCACAGTCATTAAGACTCGTTTTGAA AGTGGGCGGTACAATTACATAAGTGTAGCTGGTGCTCTTAAAAGTGTGTGTCAGAACGAAGGACCGAGGGCGCTTTACTCTGGGCTCACAGCGACTTTACTCCGAGACGCTCCTTTCTCTGGCATCTATGTCATGTTCTACAGCCAGGCCAAAAAGGCTTTGCCACAGG agATCAGCTCATCCTCCTTTGTTCCACTGGTTAATTTTGGCTGTGGTGTGGTGGCTGGTATTTTGGCGTCTCTAGCCACTCAGCCAGCAGATGTGATCAAAACCCACATGCAAGTGAGCCCAGCATTGTATCCCAAAACCAGGGATGCTGTACATCATGTTTATACT AAGCATGGCTTGAGCGGGTTCTTTCGAGGAGCAGTTCCTCGTTCTCTGAGGAGAACCCTTATGGCTGCCATGGCCTGGACTGTGTACGAGCAGCTGATGGCACGCATGGGACTGAAGTCCTAA
- the LOC128016136 gene encoding 40S ribosomal protein SA yields MSGGLDVLQMKEEDVLKFLAAGTHLGGTNLDFQMEQYVYKRKSDGVYIINLKKTWEKLLLAARAIVAIENPADVCVISSRNTGQRAVLKFASATGATTFAGRFTPGTFTNQIQAAFREPRLLIVTDPRADHQPLTEASYVNIPTIALCNTDSPLRYVDIAIPCNNKGPHSVGLMWWMLAREVLRLRGTISREHPWEVMPDLYFYRDPEEIEKEEQAAAEKAVGKEEFQGEWTAPVPDFTQPEVADWSEGVPVPSVPIQQFPAGIEAPAKAAPAEVFAEDWSAQPATEDWSAAPTAQAGDWGGATADWS; encoded by the exons ATGTCCGGAGGTCTGGATGTCCTTCAGATGAAGGAGGAGGATGTGCTGAAGTTCCTGGCAGCTGGAACTCATCTGGGAGGAACCAACCTGGACTTCCAGATGGAGCAGTATGTCTACAAGAGAAAGAGTGACG GCGTGTACATAATCAACCTTAAGAAGACCTGGGAGAAACTGCTGTTGGCTGCTCGTGCCATTGTTGCCATTGAGAATCCAGCTGATGTTTGCGTTATCTCCTCCAGAAACACTGGCCAG AGAGCTGTACTCAAGTTCGCCTCTGCAACTGGTGCAACCACCTTCGCTGGTCGTTTCACTCCTGGAACCTTCACCAATCAGATTCAGGCCGCTTTCAGGGAGCCCCGCCTCCTGATCGTGACAGATCCCCGTGCTGACCATCAGCCACTGACTGAAGCTTCTTACGTCAACATCCCAACCATTGCCCTCTGCAACACAGACTCCCCTCTGAGATACGTCGACATTGCCATCCCATGTAACAACAAG gGTCCCCACTCTGTGGGTTTGATGTGGTGGATGTTGGCTAGAGAAGTGCTGAGGTTGAGGGGCACCATTTCCAGGGAGCACCCATGGGAGGTCATGCCTGATCTGTACTTCTACAGAGATCCTGAGGAG ATTGAGAAGGAAGAGCAGGCTGCAGCTGAGAAGGCTGTTGGTAAGGAGGAGTTCCAGGGTGAATGGACGGCTCCTGTGCCTGACTTCACCCAGCCTGAGGTTGCTGACTGGTCTGAAGGTGTTCCAGTTCCTTCTGTGCCCATCCAGCAGTTTCCAGCTGGCATTGAGG CTCCTGCCAAAGCTGCACCAGCTGAGGTGTTTGCAG AGGACTGGAGTGCTCAGCCTGCGACTGAGGATTGGTCTGCTGCTCCCACTGCTCAGGCCGGAGACTGGGGTGGCGCCACTGCAGACTGGTCTTGA
- the LOC128016137 gene encoding mitochondrial glycine transporter B-like isoform X2, which yields MEVALAYPALKAFMCGSLSGTCSTLLFQPLDLVKTRLQTLQNNMHPGAPKVGMITVFFNVIRTEKLLGLWKGVTPSFMRCIPGVGIYFSTFYSLKQHFFLDRSPNAGEAVLLGAGARCVAGVAMLPITVIKTRFESGRYNYISVAGALKSVCQNEGPRALYSGLTATLLRDAPFSGIYVMFYSQAKKALPQEISSSSFVPLVNFGCGVVAGILASLATQPADVIKTHMQVSPALYPKTRDAVHHVYTKHGLSGFFRGAVPRSLRRTLMAAMAWTVYEQLMARMGLKS from the exons ATGGAGGTTGCCCTG GCTTATCCTGCCCTGAAGGCCTTCATGTGTGGCTCTCTCAGCGGCacctgctccactctgctgttccAGCCGTTGGATCTGGTGAAGACCAGACTGCAGACCCTGCAGAACAACATGCACCCAGG TGCTCCTAAAGTGGGGATGATTACAGTCTTTTTCAACGTGATCCGCACAGAGAAGCTGCTTGGCCTGTGGAAGGGGGTTACACCG TCGTTCATGCGCTGTATCCCTGGTGTAGGGATCTACTTCAGCACATTTTACTCGCTGAAGCAGCACTTCTTCCTGGATAGGTCTCCGAATGCAGGGGAGGCGGTGTTGCTAGGGGCGGGGGCTCGTTGTGTGGCAGGTGTGGCCATGCTGCCCATCACAGTCATTAAGACTCGTTTTGAA AGTGGGCGGTACAATTACATAAGTGTAGCTGGTGCTCTTAAAAGTGTGTGTCAGAACGAAGGACCGAGGGCGCTTTACTCTGGGCTCACAGCGACTTTACTCCGAGACGCTCCTTTCTCTGGCATCTATGTCATGTTCTACAGCCAGGCCAAAAAGGCTTTGCCACAGG agATCAGCTCATCCTCCTTTGTTCCACTGGTTAATTTTGGCTGTGGTGTGGTGGCTGGTATTTTGGCGTCTCTAGCCACTCAGCCAGCAGATGTGATCAAAACCCACATGCAAGTGAGCCCAGCATTGTATCCCAAAACCAGGGATGCTGTACATCATGTTTATACT AAGCATGGCTTGAGCGGGTTCTTTCGAGGAGCAGTTCCTCGTTCTCTGAGGAGAACCCTTATGGCTGCCATGGCCTGGACTGTGTACGAGCAGCTGATGGCACGCATGGGACTGAAGTCCTAA